A stretch of the Vidua chalybeata isolate OUT-0048 chromosome Z, bVidCha1 merged haplotype, whole genome shotgun sequence genome encodes the following:
- the LOC128782190 gene encoding serine/threonine-protein kinase PAK 3-like isoform X2 codes for MERVRRAVSSAFSLAASRKAFHRLTGRLRRGRNRVHVLVPQGEVLASQDSSVQAGKAERQESTDRVRGAQEFRSEKERLQSSLLEAQQHVSELEIARSRVEAQVRTATQAKEAILEDVRGLRRELLAVRSLSKQQCEDMAQQLRWAEEQCSKAVRLWQSAEKAKERKIMQKLARQQLELQRLEAQKKMEQLEKALTELQCQNAALCDNMCQLRQELNKLKKGQNIKLQAELQDAQRKMKAMEKRHKEEMERMHKVLLQYSPAEEKQMDAGSAIKAAAAAASSEEASSPQPENPSVSSSALSSREKEKQFLRLLRREVSVGDPEKKYTGWRPIGSGGFGTVYKAFNAATGRAVAIKQINLQCQGCEDVLKEILVMKEYKNPNIVTYLESYLVNEDVLVVLEYMDGGSLADVVSMKRMAVGHIATVCRECLQGLAFLHANQVIHRDIKSDNILLGQDGSVKLADFGLCAPLSPEQSKRRSMVGTTCWMAPEVVRREPYGPKVDIWSLGIVGIEMAKGEAPYIREPSERANYLIGKQGVPDLHKLRLPSGLCEFLGCCLQMDVDRRGSAKELLQHPFLQSAEPLLSLF; via the exons ATGGAGCGAGTCCGTAGAGCAGTCAGCAGCGCCTTTTCATTGGCGGCTTCTCGGAAAGCTTTTCATCGTTTGACTG GTCGCCTCAGACGTGGAAGGAATCGAGTGCACGTTTTG GTCCCTCAAGGAGAGGTCCTCGCCAGTCAGGACTCCTCGGTCCAGGCAGGAAAGGCGGAGCGGCAGGAGAGCACGGATAGAGTGCGCGGCGCTCAGGAGTTCAG GTCAGAGAAGGAGAGGCTGCAAAGCAGCCTGCTGGAGGCTCAGCAGCACGTATCAGAGCTGGAGATAGCCAGGAGCCGTGTGGAAGCCCAAGTGCGCACAGCCACGCAGGCCAAGGAGGCGATACTGG AGGATGTGAGGGGCCTTCGTCGTGAGCTGCTGGCTGTAAGATCTCTCAGCAAGCAGCAATGTGAAGACATGGCTCAACAGCTCCGCTGGGCAGAAGAGCAGTGCAGCAAGGCTGTGAGACTCTGGCAATCTGCTGAGAAAGcgaaggaaagaaagatcaTGCAAAAACTG GCGAGACAACAGCTGGAACTACAGAGGTTGGAGGCGCAGAAGAAgatggagcagctggaaaaagccCTGACAGAG CTCCAGTGCCAGAATGCTGCTCTGTGTGATAACATGTGCcagctgaggcaggagctgaacaAGCTGAAGAAAGGGCAG AATATcaagctgcaggcagagctgcaggacgCTCAGAGGAAGATGAAGGCCATGGAGAAGAGGcacaaagaagaaatggaaaggatGCATAAGGTCCTGCTGCAGTACAGCccagctgaagaaaagcag ATGGACGCAGGATCTGCCATCAAAGCTGCCgctgcagcagcatcctccGAAGAAGCCTCCTCTCCGCAGCCCGAAAACCCGAGCGTGAGCAGTTCGGCCCTCTCAAGCCGGGAGAAAGAGAAGCAGTTCCTGAGGCTGCTGA ggcGTGAGGTGAGTGTGGGAGATCCAGAGAAGAAGTACACTGGATGGAGACCTATTGGCAGTGG GGGGTTTGGAACCGTTTATAAGGCCTTCAACGCTGCCACAGGACGAGCG GTGGCCATAAAGCAAATTAATctccagtgccagggctgcGAGGATGTGTTGAAGGAAATCCTGGTCATGAAAGAATATAAGAACCCGAATATTGTCACCTACCTAGAAAG CTACCTTGTCAATGAGGATGTCCTGGTGGTGTTGGAGTATATGGATGGAGGCTCCTTAGCTGATGTGGTCAGCATGAAAAGGATGGCTGTAGGACACATAGCAACAGTGTGTCGGGAG tgCCTGCAAGGCCTGGCTTTCCTTCATGCCAACCAGGTGATCCACAGAGACATCAAAAGTGACAACATCCTTCTGGGCCAGGATGGCTCCGTCAAGCTGG ccGATTTTGGCCTCTGTGCTCcactcagccctgagcagagtAAACGGAGGTCGATGGTCGGGACCACTTGCTGGATGGCACCCGAGGTGGTGAGAAGAGAGCCATACGGCCCCAAAGTGGACATCTGGTCCCTTGGCATCGTGGGAATAGAAATGGCCAAAGGAGAGGCTCCTTATATTCGGGAACCCAGTGAGAGG GCTAACTACCTGATAGGCAAGCAAGGCGTACCAGACCTGCACAAGCTCAGGCTGCCCTCTGGCTTGTGTGAATTTctgggctgctgcctgcagatgGATGTGGACAGGCGAGGCTCTGCCAAGGAACTTCTGCAG CATCCATTTCTCCAGTCAGCGGAGCCTCTCTTAAGCCTCTTCTGA
- the LOC128782190 gene encoding uncharacterized protein LOC128782190 isoform X1, whose protein sequence is MERVRRAVSSAFSLAASRKAFHRLTGRLRRGRNRVHVLVPQGEVLASQDSSVQAGKAERQESTDRVRGAQEFRWKQLSAFEGKHHSSLERAFEVAAQTAEESQPQRDLLKEAVPLAAPKVCRPQRPAHRGLEKLLQDFSRQGHALSQVCREKAVLAQENAALEARLAATERDLRGVSEQLAEARSEKERLQSSLLEAQQHVSELEIARSRVEAQVRTATQAKEAILEDVRGLRRELLAVRSLSKQQCEDMAQQLRWAEEQCSKAVRLWQSAEKAKERKIMQKLARQQLELQRLEAQKKMEQLEKALTELQCQNAALCDNMCQLRQELNKLKKGQNIKLQAELQDAQRKMKAMEKRHKEEMERMHKVLLQYSPAEEKQMDAGSAIKAAAAAASSEEASSPQPENPSVSSSALSSREKEKQFLRLLRREVSVGDPEKKYTGWRPIGSGGFGTVYKAFNAATGRAVAIKQINLQCQGCEDVLKEILVMKEYKNPNIVTYLESYLVNEDVLVVLEYMDGGSLADVVSMKRMAVGHIATVCRECLQGLAFLHANQVIHRDIKSDNILLGQDGSVKLADFGLCAPLSPEQSKRRSMVGTTCWMAPEVVRREPYGPKVDIWSLGIVGIEMAKGEAPYIREPSERANYLIGKQGVPDLHKLRLPSGLCEFLGCCLQMDVDRRGSAKELLQHPFLQSAEPLLSLF, encoded by the exons ATGGAGCGAGTCCGTAGAGCAGTCAGCAGCGCCTTTTCATTGGCGGCTTCTCGGAAAGCTTTTCATCGTTTGACTG GTCGCCTCAGACGTGGAAGGAATCGAGTGCACGTTTTG GTCCCTCAAGGAGAGGTCCTCGCCAGTCAGGACTCCTCGGTCCAGGCAGGAAAGGCGGAGCGGCAGGAGAGCACGGATAGAGTGCGCGGCGCTCAGGAGTTCAG ATGGAAGCAGTTGTCTGCATTTGAGGGAAAGCACCACTCCTCACTAGAGAGGGCGTTTGAAGTGGCGGCACAGACAGCGGAGGAATCACAGCCTCAGAGGGATCTGCTGAAGGAAGCAGTTCCTCTGGCAGCGCCAAAG GTTTGCCGCCCGCAGCGGCCAGCCCACAGGGGTCTGGAGAAGCTGCTCCAGGACTTCTCTCGCCAAGGGCACgcactgtcccaggtgtgcagaGAGAAGGCGGTGCTGGCGCAAGAGAACGCTGCCCTGGAAGCCCGACTGGCAGCCACGGAGCGGGACCTACGAGGCGtttcagagcagctggcagaggccag GTCAGAGAAGGAGAGGCTGCAAAGCAGCCTGCTGGAGGCTCAGCAGCACGTATCAGAGCTGGAGATAGCCAGGAGCCGTGTGGAAGCCCAAGTGCGCACAGCCACGCAGGCCAAGGAGGCGATACTGG AGGATGTGAGGGGCCTTCGTCGTGAGCTGCTGGCTGTAAGATCTCTCAGCAAGCAGCAATGTGAAGACATGGCTCAACAGCTCCGCTGGGCAGAAGAGCAGTGCAGCAAGGCTGTGAGACTCTGGCAATCTGCTGAGAAAGcgaaggaaagaaagatcaTGCAAAAACTG GCGAGACAACAGCTGGAACTACAGAGGTTGGAGGCGCAGAAGAAgatggagcagctggaaaaagccCTGACAGAG CTCCAGTGCCAGAATGCTGCTCTGTGTGATAACATGTGCcagctgaggcaggagctgaacaAGCTGAAGAAAGGGCAG AATATcaagctgcaggcagagctgcaggacgCTCAGAGGAAGATGAAGGCCATGGAGAAGAGGcacaaagaagaaatggaaaggatGCATAAGGTCCTGCTGCAGTACAGCccagctgaagaaaagcag ATGGACGCAGGATCTGCCATCAAAGCTGCCgctgcagcagcatcctccGAAGAAGCCTCCTCTCCGCAGCCCGAAAACCCGAGCGTGAGCAGTTCGGCCCTCTCAAGCCGGGAGAAAGAGAAGCAGTTCCTGAGGCTGCTGA ggcGTGAGGTGAGTGTGGGAGATCCAGAGAAGAAGTACACTGGATGGAGACCTATTGGCAGTGG GGGGTTTGGAACCGTTTATAAGGCCTTCAACGCTGCCACAGGACGAGCG GTGGCCATAAAGCAAATTAATctccagtgccagggctgcGAGGATGTGTTGAAGGAAATCCTGGTCATGAAAGAATATAAGAACCCGAATATTGTCACCTACCTAGAAAG CTACCTTGTCAATGAGGATGTCCTGGTGGTGTTGGAGTATATGGATGGAGGCTCCTTAGCTGATGTGGTCAGCATGAAAAGGATGGCTGTAGGACACATAGCAACAGTGTGTCGGGAG tgCCTGCAAGGCCTGGCTTTCCTTCATGCCAACCAGGTGATCCACAGAGACATCAAAAGTGACAACATCCTTCTGGGCCAGGATGGCTCCGTCAAGCTGG ccGATTTTGGCCTCTGTGCTCcactcagccctgagcagagtAAACGGAGGTCGATGGTCGGGACCACTTGCTGGATGGCACCCGAGGTGGTGAGAAGAGAGCCATACGGCCCCAAAGTGGACATCTGGTCCCTTGGCATCGTGGGAATAGAAATGGCCAAAGGAGAGGCTCCTTATATTCGGGAACCCAGTGAGAGG GCTAACTACCTGATAGGCAAGCAAGGCGTACCAGACCTGCACAAGCTCAGGCTGCCCTCTGGCTTGTGTGAATTTctgggctgctgcctgcagatgGATGTGGACAGGCGAGGCTCTGCCAAGGAACTTCTGCAG CATCCATTTCTCCAGTCAGCGGAGCCTCTCTTAAGCCTCTTCTGA